The DNA sequence TCTTCGCAAAATTAAAGTACACTATACGTAGTTAAAGGAGGCACGAAGAATGCGTTCATTTGATATTATTTTCTTTATGCTCGCTGTCGGAGGAACCATCGGAATGATCGGTCTCGGTATAGCACTTGCTCAGCTGAGCTTTTTGCTGTTTATCATTTTTGGCGGTCTGCTTGCAGGATGCGTAGTTTACGGTTTTAAAAGGAAAAAACGCCTTTTTGGTGAAGGCAGATATGCTTCAGAAAGCCAGAATTGAAGTTTAACGACAAAAAAGTCCGGCCTAATCAGCCGGACTTTTTTATCGCGATTTTAATTCTTTCTCTATTTGCTTATATATTGACGGGTTTGCTGCAAAAAGTGTATCCACGTCCAAAAAAGTCAATTTTTCTCCACGGTAATTTGTTGCGACTCCCCCGACTTCATTCAAAAGGGCACAGCCTCCTGCAATATCCCAGGGAGCTAGTTTCTTACTTATATAAGCATCCAGTCGTCCAGCGGCTACATAGGCAATTTCAATGGCCGCTACTCCATAGGATCTCGTTCCGCGCACCTGCTCTACAACGCTCTGAAGGTCCTTATCTTTTAAAACCCAGCCTGTGTTAAAACTCACCAAAGCTTCATCGAGAGGACGTT is a window from the Alkalicoccus halolimnae genome containing:
- a CDS encoding DUF5325 family protein; this encodes MRSFDIIFFMLAVGGTIGMIGLGIALAQLSFLLFIIFGGLLAGCVVYGFKRKKRLFGEGRYASESQN